Proteins from a single region of Chanodichthys erythropterus isolate Z2021 chromosome 13, ASM2448905v1, whole genome shotgun sequence:
- the LOC137033976 gene encoding TNF receptor-associated factor 2, protein MAAQEPSPPSSMENNKPGFPKKILANKLEDKHLCNCCQNILRRPFQAQCGHRFCSYCFNRTVGSGPQKCNACIKEDIFEEPTSILKQGCAFPDNAARREVENLPAVCFNEGCAWKGSIKDYELSHEGKCEFMILSCPLCKELIRFNEQERHNERECPERTLNCKYCKEPFHFKNIKAHDEICPKYPMICEGCAKKKIPREKYVDHIKFCSKFRTPCRYHVVGCDMLVEKEKIHDHERACAHEHLNLLLHYIMGMKVSLEGLQPQSLELAGHKAHELHQALRDLEARVSQLSTIPGPTGPPVQGVPSSSSSSSASAIAPPPPPPAAATLPTSFTPLPSSVGAALELQLHSEKTKVADLGRRCQDLEVKAGTFEDVVCVLNREVERFATTMEASNRQHRLDQDKIEALSNKVRQLERQVGVKDLTVAEMEGRLREMSATTFDGVFIWRISDFTKKRQDAIAGRAPAMFSPAFYTSKYGYKMCLRIYLNGDGTGRGTHLSLFFVVMRGMSDALLKWPFNQKVTLMLLDQSNREHIIDAFRPDITSSSFQRPVSEMNIASGCPLFCPLSKLEGKNSYIRDDTIFIKAIVDLTGL, encoded by the exons ATGGCTGCTCAAGAACCCTCTCCCCCGTCCTCCATGGAGAACAACAAGCCAGGGTTCCCAAAGAAGATTCTGGCCAACAAACTTGAAGACAAACATTTATGCAACTGCTGTCAGAACATTTTGAGAAGACCGTTCCAAGCTCAGTGCGGTCATCGCTTTTGTTCTTACTGCTTCAACCGGACTGTTGG ATCTGGACCACAGAAATGTAATGCCTGTATCAAGGAGGACATCTTCGAAGAGCCCACGTCGATTCTCAAACAGGGCTGC GCGTTTCCCGACAATGCTGCCAGAAGAGAAGTTGAAAATCTTCCAGCTGTGTGCTTCAATGAGGGCTGCGCCTGGAAAGGCAgcattaaagattatgag TTGAGCCATGAGGGGAAATGTGAGTTCATGATTCTGTCCTGTCCCTTGTGCAAAGAGCTCATTAGATTTAACGAACAGGAGCGTCATAATGAACGCGAGTGTCCTGAGAGAACGCTCAACTGCAAATACTGTAAAGAACCATTTCACTTCAAAAACATCAAG GCCCATGATGAGATCTGTCCCAAATATCCTATGATTTGTGAAGGATGTGCAAAGAAGAAAATCCCCAGAGAAAAG TATGTTGACCATATCAAGTTCTGCAGCAAATTCAGGACTCCGTGCAGATATCATGTGGTTGGCTGTGATATGTTA GTGGAGAAGGAGAAGATCCACGATCATGAGCGTGCCTGCGCTCACGAACATCTGAACCTGCTGTTGCATTACATCATGGGCATGAAGGTCAGTCTGGAGGGCCTGCAGCCACAAAGTCTGGAGCTGGCCGGTCACAAAGCGCACGAGCTTCACCAGGCGCTTCGAGACCTGGAAGCCAGAGTCAGTCAGCTGAGCACCATCCCCGGCCCGACCGGACCTCCCGTGCAGGGGGTCCCCTCCTCTTCGTCGTCCTCCTCCGCATCCGCCATCGCGCCGCCGCCTCCTCCGCCGGCTGCCGCCACTCTGCCCACGTCCTTCACGCCGCTGCCCAGCTCGGTCGGCGCCGCCCTGGAACTACAACTCCACAGCGAGAAGACCAAGGTGGCAGATCTGGGCCGCCGCTGCCAGGACCTGGAGGTGAAGGCGGGGACGTTCGAAGATGTGGTGTGCGTGTTAAATCGAGAAGTGGAGCGCTTCGCAACCACCATGGAGGCCAGCAACCGCCAGCACAGACTCGATCAGGACAAAATCGAGGCTCTTAGCAACAAG GTTCGTCAGCTGGAGCGGCAGGTGGGCGTTAAAGACCTGACTGTTGCTGAAATGGAGGGCAGACTGCGGGAGATGTCCGCAACCACGTTTGATGGCGTCTTCATCTGGCGGATATCAGATTTCACTAAAAAGAGACAAGATGCCATTGCTGGACGGGCGCCTGCCATGTTTTCACCTG CATTTTACACAAGCAAGTACGGCTATAAGATGTGCCTGCGTATTTACCTGAACGGAGACGGGACGGGTCGTGGAACTCACCTCTCGCTGTTTTTCGTGGTCATGAGAGGAATGAGCGACGCGCTGCTCAAATGGCCTTTCAACCAGAAG GTCACACTGATGCTGCTGGACCAGAGTAACAGAGAGCACATCATTGATGCGTTCCGTCCCGACATCACTTCCTCCTCATTCCAGAGGCCCGTAAGCGAGATGAACATCGCCAGCGGCTGCCCGCTTTTCTGTCCGCTGTCCAAACTGGAGGGCAAGAACTCGTACATACGTGACGACACCATCTTCATCAAAGCCATCGTGGACCTCACTGGCCTTTAG